The genomic DNA CAAGGCCCACAGTAAGAAGTGCATGGAGATGGGGGTGCCGGCCGGAGCGGTGGAGGATCCTGACGCAGAGGACTCTGGTACGAAGCTCTGCTGGATGACTTTATGTTTAAACGCCATGTCTGGCTTCTCTAGCAGAACGCTCAGCAGGACTAAGAGGCGGCTGGTGTTGCTATGCGGATCAATAGTTTTGCCTCAGTCTAATTAGGAACTCTAAAAGCAGCTTCTTCCTCTGGTAACTCGGAGGCCATGTGGGCGGCAAGCACAGTGCTCAGAAAGAGGAAATTGCTGCATCTAAATTTAGAAAAGGAGAGCGAGCTGCCTGAGAGCGTTCTCTGGTCcgagtttgtttttcctctcctgtCTGTAATGGAGCCGAGGGGCTTCCTCCTTCCAatcctaaccccaaccctaaatCCTTCCTTACAGTTTATTTACGGTTTTATTTAGGCTGAGGTGGTGTTAAACCACAGGTGCAGCAGTCATGAAGCCAGATAAGATGCTGAGTCACTTGTTGCTATGGTTATCTTTCCAGGGGAAACTGGAGCCCCAACAGCATCGCTTGTGAAAAGTCTCAACCTTTTCTTCACTCAGATTTCAATAGATTATGAAGTTTTCCCGCCTGATAGTCCGATAGACTCAGTTCGATTggaaccaaaattgcaacatttgttacattttgtgctAAATGATCCAAAGCCTTTGAACgtcctgttcccctcctggcctgtgggggcgctgcaccaacaaccactgaaggaaaccacacaaaaacctctgaagacactgagagcaacttccttcttcaccagatggaaacaagatggaggcgtcagattttagtgttggaggatttctctttagtctttggctgaagaccaggagacatttctgctgctagtgctaggctagcatgttagctttggttggatttacccagaatgccctgcgctgtagtccacttcctgcttttggagcggtctctggtccgcttggcgttcatgTTCAAACCGAaccaaagttcacttcaactgaacccagaccgaggtttggaagaccagaggtcagaggtcggttagcattcacacctcacaAACTGAACCGGCTTTCCAAACCAGAAAGTCGTTGGGTTGAAGTGGACTGAACAGGGCTGGTATGATGAAACCTTGAGGTGCTACGCTGCACCAGTGGCCCGGTCTGTTCCTCCGGTTCAGGACTGGAATATTGTGATTTCTACCATAAAATAATCAGACACTGTTTGCATCATTTGACAGGAATCATTCGGTGTTGACTCAtgaggtttttcttcttcaggtgaCCGAAGTCATTTGAGCAGCACTGACCGCCAGGACTCAGACGGCGATGACTCGGACGGGCCTGACGATGAGGACaatgatgatgaggaagaggaggacagcCAGGCGGAGTCGGGCCTGTCCACCAACCCCTCGGTGTCCGCCAGCCCGCAGCATGCCTTCTCCAAGGAGGCCGACGTCCCGCCCAGCGCGCTGCTTGCCCAGATGTCCATCAGCGCCGTGTCTCTCCCCTCGAAGCCCCTCGAACCCTCAGACTGCGTCCCAGTGACTTGCCCCGGCCCCCTCATCCTCTCCCCGCCGCCCGTCACCGCCACCGCCACCGCCGACTGCTGCCCCTCCGACTCGGACTCGGTGCACATGATGAGCCCCGTGTCGCCCTGCAGGCAGATGTCCATCGACTACCCGGACTTTGACGGACCCGTTAGTCCACCGGCGCCGAGCCGCAGCTCCAGACCGATCCAGGTGAGACGCTCATGGTCCCTCCTTCCCTCTCCCCCTGTGACTCCTGTATGCAAGGCGCCGCACAGACCTGCACCAGGTATCAGACCCTCCACCTCAGAGCTCTGTATGGAGAAGCATTAGTGCCAAAAGTAAGACAACAGCAGCGGTGGCTACTTCCATCTAGCAAGAGGCTATATCTATGCTGATCTGATATCCTGGTATTGGTAGCCAGGATGTTTgcacatctttaaaaagtcttaaatttatgttaaaaaataagttgGTGTCTAATTAATCACaggttttaaagtttctctttaATCTCATATATTTGACGTATTTTTCTCTTCTATCAGACATTCTCCATCAGCCAAATGTTTGAGTCGTACTCTTCAAATGTTCTGTGACCCAAGGTGCttgaggctactgctaactcactgctaacacacactagctagctagttacttttattttgtctatCATGAGAAAGTGAAAATTTATCACCAGATGGCTGGGTGAGGTTCGTACATTTCTATGGAGCTATAcatcttaaattttattttccctgGGTAACAAGTGCAgcctcactagcgttagccctGGATAGGCTAACAACTAGCATGCCTATACTGGTCACTCACtggttttccttctttctctgctGTTCATTAGCACAAatatgttagcattagccttgtATAGGCTAATACATATATCTATGCTAGGAATGCTAGTTAGCCTACCCAAAGCTAATGCTGGTAAGTGTAGGGAATGCATGTAGCCTCCTGCTACAGGGAAGTAGCCGCCCCTGGGGGAGCATTAGTATTAATTTTGGCGTTTCATTGATCTGAATGAACCCTGACCCCAGAGCTGACCTTGGTTCTGATTCTCCACAGGATTCTGGACCGCCAGCGGTGAACAGTGAGTCCAGCACTCCGGTGGACCGCAGCACTCAGACGTCCTACACGCCTCAGCTGCAGCTCCCCCTGCAGGCGGCCGCAGAGACTCACCTGTTCAGCCACCTGCCGCTGCACTCGCAGCAGCCGACCCGGTCGCCCTACAGCATGGTGCCGGTCGGGGGGATCCAGCTGGTTCCGGCTGGTATGACTGCCTTTGTCCCGCTGCAGGCCGGGCCGGTCCAGCTGACCATCCCGGCGGTGGGGGTCATCCACCGGGCTGCCAGCCCGCTGCCGGCGCCGAGCTCTCCGGGCCAGGCGGAGGGCGGGCCGGCGGCGCTGGGCGGCGTGGTGCCGTGCTTCCCGTTGGGCCCGGTGACGGGCCTGGAGACGCTCAACCTGATGGGGCTGGCCAACGCGCCGGGCCTGACGCTCAACGCCGCTCTGGGCCTGCAGGTCCTGACGCCCGGCCCGGCTCCGCAAGGCGCCGGCCAGAACCCGGTGCCGGGCCTGCAGATCGTCAACATCGCGCTGCCGGCCATCATCCCGTCGCTGTCCGCCCTCAGCCCGCTGCCGCCCAGCGCCGACGCCCAGCCGCCAGCGACACCAGAACCGCCAGCGGAGAAAGAGGAGGGACGGATCCCCCGCCAGCAGAACCCAGCAGCCGGCGCCGACAGACCAGAACCGCCGGCCGGCCCAACCAAGCTGACTGACGAATACAACGAGGCGTCCAGCGACGACGAAGACCGACTCGTCATCGCCACCTGAGGCCGCcgcctcttcttcttctcttctgtttttgtactCGTCACTTTTAAGGACTGAAACACTCGAGCCGCGGCTCTCCTTCCAAAGCACAGATGCTGATGTTGTTACGTGCAATCATCGTCCGACGACCAACCGTTTGTTTTGTACATGCTGTAAAGACGATCGTGCCTTTTTGGAGTTTCATGTAAATAATCCGctggttgtttgtgtttgtttcagatttattttggaaaatttgACCAGTAAACGTCGACGCACTTCTTAATTTTTGAGTGAATCTCTATGGATTATGGGGCAAAATGTTTGTGTACAGATGTTGTGTTcagctatttattaaaaatccaTCTAGTGCACATTTTGATCCATAAGTCTATATAGGTATGTGCATTATGGTAGCTTTACATTGCTGTATGAATATTCTTAACTGtatcagtaaatatttgtttatgaaGCTTTTTGACATCTTGCTGCATCTTTTAGAAGAAACTGAACAATCaatcatatttagttttataccatttagctaaaaataatccatacatttaaattttatatacaAGTACATATACAGCTGtgaaaagtatttacaccctttATAAATGTGTTGAACCACATTTTTGGATTTAGTTTCATCAGCCACACAGAGGCCTGAGCTATGGAATGCCGTTTCATTCAAAATCCAATAAATattccttaaaataaaacatacttaAAGAAATGATtaccttattttttaaattattaattccataatggtgtttttattttctgacttttatcaAGTAGAGCAAAAGCGTTTCACTAAAGCTAATGCtttactgaaaataattatattaattacataaaatcagacaaaagaaaaatatatttctttccaTATAAAACTTATTGAACTTTCACACAATTTGGTGAATTTTTagtaaaaaagtttgaaaactactcaacaaaattaaaacacaatcgcagtaaaaatactcctagaGTAATTTCCTCAAAAAAGtgggaataaataaattgcaacaCCAGCTTCTGTTTATGAGGTGGACGGTCAGGTAGGTACGGCAGGCCATGTTGTCATAAAATCACTTTCGTCTGACTTCCTGTTATGACATTGCAGACATCTAAAAATGAGTTTTGACCCGACAATCACATTCTGACTCTTCTGAACGGTAATTAAAGATATCATCAATCAcatattgataaataaaaattcctTTTAAGATGGCCTCACCTGATTCATTATGTGATGAATCACACATCCACAAAAACAATTCAAGTTAACTCAAACTTAACTATGACATTTTTTAGAAATCTGAATTTCTAAAAACTCTTAGCTAGcatttctaaaaatctaaatatttcatgaaaatctgtgaaattctGATTTTCCTGATTTGTGTTGTTTAGTTTCTgcagctgacctttgacctctctgcATCGCTTCAGGTAGAACAGCTCATAAGGTTGTTTACAGCTGATTGGCTCGTTCTATGGTGACTCATCCATCCACATCCAAACCCAACGCGTGTCACTGCAGGcgacaaaacagcagcagaatcaCAAATTAGCAACAATTTCTCACTTTAATCGCACATTAAAGGCTTCAGGACAGtttaaaagctcaaaaataacattaaataaaagaagttttcATGGCTGTGTTTGTCTTTAGTCATCGTTCTGTAAACATCATATTTTAACTGCTGATGCACCAAACAATCAGCCTCCAGCTGctcttttatttctgctcattAGAAGCACAGAAACTGAAATTTCCTGCACACATCGGTCTGTAAACGCATCACTCGGCCCTATTTTAGAATTCCTGAtctttaaatcctttaaatgcaaatattcgTAATTTTTTGCTTAATCTTAACAAATTtggttaaatatatttatgattcACTTCTACATGTTTATGGTTAAAATTCATAGTATGTTATAATCTAATTGGGCCAAtttacggtggccctgaggtgcaaaccacttcagcaaactgaaagcaaaattacaaactacaaaaacacaacattaatgaaaacacaacaacatgaACTAAACGGAAAGGGTTTGTCCCAGTGggagacctgagagatcgcTGATTGGACGAAAGTCCTGCTTACGTCACCACGAGCCTGAAAGTGGCAGTGGAGAAAACCTGCTGCGTGACGAGTTTCAACGGTTTTAATGTACAAAGTGGAGCCACTGCCTTTACGTTAcgttttttaattcatatcttGAAATAGCAAATGCACATTGAATTATGGAATTGTGTACATATGTTCATGAATACATCACTGTAAAGGTGTGTGttcatcaataaaaatgatttatcagaatcagctgtatcaaatgtaattattgtgcccaaaaacaatgaaatgatcacatcaaaaagtttgaaacatcctttttttattcctaTATAATAATGTGTGAGAGATTATGTCAGTGACATTCattaacttgaaatactttgcagaacggCACTTTACGAAGTTCGGTCCATTTACTTTTATCAGCTTGCTGGTAGATGAGCCACTTTCAATATGGCGGACACTATGACGTAACGCAACAACGGACCGACCCGCTCAGGCGATAACTTCCTGTTCAAAAGCACCGTCGTCCAATTAATGCTGTACTGcttttgtcatttgtaattgtgctttcaATTTGCTGAAGTgttttgcacctcagggccaccgtaatAATTAGTGTTTCCGCACACAGTGAGGATGAGGAGTTATTCTCTCAGATGAAGCTCGTTTGAGTGAGTTCCTCCCATCACAGGCAGGGGGCGCACTCCTTAAAAACACCTTCATACACAGAAACTGGCATCAAATCCAGCAGCAACTTCATCCATCAACCCACAGAGTCTCCtgtgacaaattaaaactttcccaaatccaatttaaaacattttaaatgggttttttttctaattattttcttagtaaaatctttttaaaattttaaaaagttaaatattaaacttcCAGGAAATagagaaacatttctgtcagccacagttgttgcatttctttctaAGCCTTTTGAAGGTTGAGGAAGGACGGACTCTTTAGCTgagagcgccccctgcaggacaTCCGGAATACAACTGACTctttaaaacagacagaaaccagCTGGAAAAGTTGGAACTGTAAGGAGGATCCATGTCTGATGCTCTGCTGGTTTGTTCACAGAGTCGTTTCCTGCAGTGTGACGTTGAAGTTTAGATCAAACAATCACAGATAAAAGGATGAAACCAAACTGGTTCCAGTGGTTTTACCCCAGTAAGGATGAAACTGGTCAgcctgctgctgtttgtcctgCAGTTTTCACATGAATCCAAACGAATgatctgcaaaaacacaaaatattatcaaatattttagtctagtttcaatccaaatatcttattacatctacaataagacaaaactaatttacaagtaacgtTTCAGtaagaaataatattaaattgaTGAAACGGTGGCggcagactttgtgtttttgcagtttgatccagatggatggaaaaactcCAGAGGACAGAAACTCTGCATGtttatacatatttaatttttggtattcatttttactttttgcaccAGAGGAGTGTTTTAGTCTGTGAACGTGTTACCTGGGAATGACAATAACATTGGCACTTATGGTTTACATAGTGAAGAACTGAGTCGTTTTTCtctagtttttacttttttgttctcAAACAAAATGATGTTTGATAGTGAaatcagtttagtttttcattCCATCTGCTTAACATAAATCAACAGTTGTTTGGCTAAATGTCCCAGAATGAAGCCTGTAGGTTCATAAAGTCTCTGATTTTGGCCTCGTTTCTTGGGTCTGTGACAGTGCGCCGCCTGCTGAGTGGAAGCTGCAGCGCAGGAAAACCCCACAGGGACAAACAAACttcagagggaggaggaggaagaggaggcagaggaggaagaggctgcTTATAAAGCCGCAGCGCTGCACATGTGGAGCCACAGAAACAGGATTCATGCTCAGCTCAGGTTCCTCTGCGGATTATTCCTCATTTCACAAAAGATGGATTTTAAACTCTGGATCTCCGCGCTGTGCGTGACGTTCTGCGCAGGTAACTGGCTcccactgagcatgctcagtaaACCGAGCGGGTCCGGACGGATGAAACGGTTCGGACACGCAGAAAGCAACTAAACAAAACCTCACGCCGTTTCTCTGCTTTCCTTCCAGCTCTGTGTGCGCCAGCCGCGGAGACGCGCTCCGCCGCACCTGCCAGCGCGCAGCGCCATGTGCGCAACAAGCGCTGCTCCTGCGCAACGTTCCTGGACAAGGAGTGCGTCTACTTCTGCCACCTGGACATCATCTGGGTCAACACACCTGAGTGAGTGCAGCTGGAGGTTCGGACCGGGTTTcatccaaaccaacctgacgCTGTTAGCGCAAAACTCTGCTGCGGCACTTTGAGCTGAAAGCTCCAGActaagtttctgtttttgaaccGAACTTCCATCGGAACAGCTCAGCTTCTCagttaaacaataataaacaaagtaaaaaattattttaattttcattttagatgCTGAATTACTTActtcatacttaaaaaaaacaacgtaaTTATCGTTATTTAATCGGACTCTTTATATGACCGCAGTACGGAAAGAAACTATTTCGCTGTAATTTTTCTCCTATTTcgtttttttcccatttcataCCCGAAAAAAGCTTCGTGCTTTCATCTTATTTCCTTTATAATTGCGCTTTTcgagaaatatgaaaataaccattaaattatttaaatctgaagTATTTTAACTGGATTTGAACTTATTACGATTTTATAATGTCCGTtatttggttctgatccggtaAATCTTGATAGATTTTTAGGCTgtgattgaaaacaaaacaaagaaatagatGATTTTGgtagaaaattattattattaccattttattttttatataaacgtGAACAGATGatataaatttactttaaatcctGAGCTCTCAATGATGGCAGTAAAACGtccaaaactataaaataaccGACTTGTTTGGGGTATTACGCATGCGCAGGAATATTTATGGCGCATTAATAAGAAGCATTTTATTCctttgagtttgtttatttcatttgtattttattgtgtctcattttaatctgaaatcttCTCTCCTTCCAGGCGCGTGGTCTCCTACGGACTCGGGAACGCGCCTCGGGCCAAGCGCGACCTGTcggtctccatggcaaccaggcGCGCGCCCAGGTGTCGGTGTCTGCATGGAAATGACAGCAGCTGCGTGAACTTCTGCCTCAGGTgtgtaaaaaatttaattaaattaaaaatcccCACTCAGTTCCCAGTCACCGTGGGAACTGGTTTGTGCGCGTGACGCTCACTGTAATGTGATCTCGTGCAATGCAGGTCAGAAATGATGACGGGCGCGCGCATGCGTTCTCCAGGTCACGCGCGGACAGAAGACAAGGGCGAACCCAACAGGTGAGTCAAACAGAACACAGGTGGATCGGGAACATCCGGGAACAGCTGATGTTCCTGCAGAACTTCCGGGTTCTTCCCGGATGTTCCCTGCAGCTCATTCCTGGGGAACCTTCATGTTCCCAAGTACGCACATCATTTCCGGTTCGTTCAGGGAATCTGGATCCAACCAGAACTTTTCCCGCCTCCCTCATGTTTCCCGCCttctggaccggttctggtcTCAAACATACCATTTTGTACCataaattatacatattttcttgatcttgttgttttccttttgtgatggacatttttcaaaatggccgccatGGTATTAATGGAGCATATATAGCTATTTGTCCTGAAAGCGGCAGTAGCTATTAGCTTTTGCTTCCTGTTTGGTTTTGAGGGCGGAGCTTAGACTTTGTGCGCTCTAAagtttctggttttggtttctgaTGACTGTTGTTCCTCTGCAGGCCTGAAGGCGTCAGCGCCGCCAGCCGGGTCCATCCCGCCGTGTTCGGAGCGGTCCGGCGGATCCGCCTGCTGCTGGACAAATGGCCGGCGCGGCGGCGTCACCGGGCCACAGCGTGGCAGGGCGAGAGCGCCGCATCCTAAACGGGACGCGTCTCTTCAGAGTTCAGACTGAAACACACGGCAGCAGGGCCGTAACCGGAGCTGAGCGCCGCCAGGGGCCCAGGCGGACACCTGGGCTGCAGCGCCCCCCGCAGGTGGAAAACACCTGGACCCGATTCCCACAGAGCAACAGAGACTCACCTTCAGGGACTCCAGCCGCAGTCTCACGGGAAACATGGAAGAGTCGCAAAACCTCAATACTTCCTGGTCAAAGACACAAATCATCAGTTTTTTTATGACTcaagagacaaaataataataatattttgaataatttcatCAAATGTTTAAGAAAGTCAAGAAACGAGAGCTGCATCCCATGAAGGATGCAAAGAAATCGAGATTCAgagaagaaaatctgattttcatcCTGAAAGCTTTTTTTCATCTACTTGTAATTTTTACAGCCTGTTGGAAGTTTAgatagtttgtatttttaaaacaaaagctgtttaTTTGGTCAGtaagattttcattttgtctgaaatgtatttcaagtctaaaaaatgtaaagtaacTAAAgtgtttaaatctaaaatatgctGGAAACTGTTCCACATTTTCCCAATCCGCTCCATGTTTTTTCTGATCCACGCCACGTTTTCCGTTTTGAGGCCGTTTTAATCTGGAAAAACGACTCGGAGTCAAAGTGGGACtctgaaagaaacatttcaaaagaaacgtgaggaagaggagctgaggtgatgatgatgatgatgatgatgatgtccgGTTTTCCTCGGACTCGACTGAAACCAGAACTGCTGgacttttttcctcttcactcctgtaatttatgttttcctctctgatttatttattaattcctGCGGAGGCCATATTGGTCCGTTTCATGTCTGTCGGGTTCATTTCTGTGAAATGGTGCCGAATTCTGgccaataaatttatttatcactAACAGACCGTTTCCATGGTTactgccgcatgtctttccatCTGGCTGTGGATCCAAACAGGGGAAATCTGAGCAGAACTTCACTAAATTATCATCAGAACCAAAAAAAGGAGTCAGAATTCCAGTTCTGAAAAGCTCAAAGTTTTCATGAAAACACGTCAGAAAATTCCTTCaatcacaaaacaatttttaaaaaatccataaataagACTTTAGATGATGAGAAATCAAGAtgagcataaaataaaaacagcagaaaatataaacaggATGCTGATGATGTTCCAGACAATCAGgaggaacagaaaacagattttaactgGGAGCCTATCAGgctgaaaatccaaaataaaagacagaaaatactgAGCAAACATCAGCACACGTCTTCACTGAGCCCAGTCTGGTGGAAACAAACGTTCCCCAACATATTTAAAGGTACAGAACTGGTTCTGTACCTCCGGTACCGTCCCAGAGTTACACCTGGAGCCGCACTAGAAACCTGAACGTTTCAGGAACAGAGACGGTTAGTtctggaaaaataacaaaaccttttctggGTTTTCTTCATCAAAAGTCAGCAGAAAATTCTATGAGTGAAAAATGAACTTCATTGGTTTGTTTCCAAAAATGAACCTGAAGGTTTCAGGaaagttcatttaaataataaacctttTAAGTCCCAAACAAGTAACAGGATATTCTGGAAAGTAGTTTGTAAATGAACAAAGTAACAGcatgttattttattctctttaagTTTGTAACCTgtatcttttttatttgcttttaatctTTGTGATGGAAGAAGTTTGTTAATGTGTCAGTATATCGACGTCATCCTCAGATGAAAACTTTAACTCTGACATGTGATGTGATGCATTGGATctttgaaacaaacaacaacacatcGTTTCTCAAGAACAACCTGGAAGTTTCAGGAATGTTCTGTTCCAGAAACGCAACATAGAATTTCCAAAATTAACTAATTTAAGCAACATGTCAGTTTCAGAAATCCAACCTTAACATTAAAGTATGCGGTCAGGAAACGGGGAAAAGtaatttgcagttttaaaaaagtaaaccGTAAATTACTGTAACGTAAGCTGTACAATCTGGGAATGAGTCCTGAATATTGTAAGAAGTCAGCCTGTAACTTTGAGGAATGTCAGCtgtaaaaaaagaggaattgaTTCTCGTTCAGTGCTGTTGATGACGCTTCTTGTTTAATTAATAATCTGTTAATGTTCATAATGCTGCCACTAACTCTGTGGTCACGACGAGTCCAGAcgtgtttatttctgtatttatcatCAGAGATGAAGCAGCAAAACCAAAAGTGAGAGTTGAAGTTTGTGGAGAAGAAGAGCAGGATGCAGAGCGACGAGTCGCCGCCGCTCTGTAATCTCAGAACCAAATCGGAGTAAACAGATTGTCATGATCCCGGAGCGGATTCTGTCAGCAGGCCGGATTTAAACACACGTTTGTTTCCACCCTGTAATGATCCTCAGAAAGTCAGCAGTCATTTTCTCAGATCCAGGTCAGCAGCTGACTGCCTCATCGCTTCACCACAAACCGACTCGGCTTCAAATCAGAGCCAAGGTGTCGAATGATGCGGCTTCAGATCTCTGgcctaaacaaaacatgctCACTTCATTcttaaaatcattcttagattcAGAATTCCCAGGACTAGAAGTCAGGATTCAGGAACAGagcgtcttcagtcagaggcttcttcaaatttgttgCAACACAGGCTGCTACAGGAGAGCATCCCGTTAAGTAAATGAGCTACAACAATGTTTCGATGCTATAAAGTACTTTTGGACTTGGATACAACGgtaaaatcagctgaccaaacatgctggacctcagcttgggttgctaggtgacggccTGGCCTTCGATGGGGTTGCTAGGAGACgagcagtgcctgctgatttgtgacgttacatctGGAaggattttgaaatgttttaacttaGGAAATTAAAGTATGAACTTCTTTTTTAAACGCTTGGGTTGCTTTTAGAAGCAGATGAGACCCATATGGAAGTAAGAAAAGgtgcaaaatgtgattttcatcACAGGTCCCATTTTACGTCAGTCATTTTATCCGTCCTGCGGTGCAGCAGCTCCCTGACAAGTCCGGACGCGGTGCAGATTAACGCGTGCCGGGTCTCTTTGGCTCTGGGATGTGATGTTTTAAGGAGCAGCGAGAATCTGTCCCTCCCGGTTAATGACTGTCATACAAGCTGTTTTTGGGCTCGGTTCAAACGCCGACACGCCTGCGTCTTGCAGCCGTCACTCATCGGGGATCTGCTGCGACTGGCAGCGGAAAACTATCCACCGCTGAGAGCTTCTAATCTGTCCGGCCCATTTAGCAAACAAATCTGCGGAGGATTGTGCGCCGCAGGCGTTATCGTGACAAACGCTGCAGCCTGCAGAGCCTAAACATAATACTGAGGTCATGTTTCCCCGGCAGAGCCGCTGTTTGTTTGTGGAGCAGTTTGAAGACATGTCTGCCGCAGGAGACAATCAAGCTGCGAACGCTGCCTTCACAGGCAGAAATGTGGCGACGCATGCAGCAACACAACACAGCAAAGTTACTCAAACACT from Gambusia affinis linkage group LG14, SWU_Gaff_1.0, whole genome shotgun sequence includes the following:
- the edn1 gene encoding endothelin-1, producing MWSHRNRIHAQLRFLCGLFLISQKMDFKLWISALCVTFCAALCAPAAETRSAAPASAQRHVRNKRCSCATFLDKECVYFCHLDIIWVNTPERVVSYGLGNAPRAKRDLSVSMATRRAPRCRCLHGNDSSCVNFCLRSEMMTGARMRSPGHARTEDKGEPNRPEGVSAASRVHPAVFGAVRRIRLLLDKWPARRRHRATAWQGESAAS